The proteins below come from a single Kitasatospora sp. NBC_00315 genomic window:
- a CDS encoding response regulator has product MTTVLIVDDQPLQRLGFRMLLESHPETEVVGEAGHGADAVRRTAELHPDVVLMDVRMPGMDGIEATRRIVAAGGRSRVLVLTTFDMDEYAHAALRAGASGFLLKDALPEELLAGIRAVASGDAVIAPKLTRRLLDAYAHHLPLRAPGEEADDPRLRSLTDRERGILQAMAQGWTNGEIAERLCLAESTVKTHVGRVLAKIGARDRVQAVIFAYDLGLTRPGALG; this is encoded by the coding sequence GTGACCACCGTGCTCATCGTCGACGACCAGCCGCTCCAGCGACTGGGCTTCCGGATGCTCCTGGAGAGCCACCCCGAGACCGAGGTCGTCGGCGAGGCCGGGCACGGCGCCGACGCCGTGCGCCGCACCGCCGAACTGCACCCCGACGTGGTGCTGATGGACGTGCGGATGCCGGGCATGGACGGTATCGAGGCCACCCGCCGGATCGTCGCCGCCGGCGGCCGCTCCCGGGTGCTGGTGCTCACCACCTTCGACATGGACGAGTACGCCCACGCCGCCCTGCGGGCCGGGGCCAGCGGCTTCCTGCTCAAGGACGCGCTGCCCGAGGAACTGCTCGCCGGGATCCGGGCGGTGGCCTCGGGGGACGCCGTGATCGCCCCGAAGCTCACCCGGCGCCTGCTCGACGCCTACGCCCACCACCTGCCGCTGCGCGCACCCGGCGAGGAGGCCGACGATCCCCGGCTGCGCTCCCTCACCGACCGCGAGCGCGGGATCCTGCAGGCGATGGCCCAGGGGTGGACGAACGGCGAGATCGCCGAGCGGCTCTGCCTCGCGGAGTCCACCGTGAAGACCCACGTCGGGCGGGTGCTGGCGAAGATCGGGGCCCGGGACCGGGTCCAGGCGGTGATCTTCGCGTACGACCTCGGCCTGACGCGTCCCGGCGCCCTCGGCTGA
- a CDS encoding ferritin-like domain-containing protein, with the protein MGQEHIDTRLLEELTEQSQDLNSDAMRITRGALADFAEAGFAEAGFSEAGEVRPARRWWQRGGTVAGSAGAAGLLHVARAAAASPSSSASPSASGSASASAASGSASGAITADDIMALQTAASLENLAVSVYRTAAGLPFIKSGNATVAAFIAKTTEQHLAHAQAFNAAATQGGGQAQSGPDPKYKAIVDQVLPTITDAAGVVKLALTLEDVAAQTYTKNIGQVSNADLRKLFASVAPVEAQHRSVLLAVQALLAGNAADLITVPVDPAKLPAAAGSVGFPDAFYSTNEASPISEGAVK; encoded by the coding sequence ATGGGCCAGGAGCACATCGACACCCGACTGCTGGAAGAGCTCACCGAACAGTCGCAGGACCTGAACAGCGACGCGATGCGGATCACCCGCGGTGCGCTGGCCGACTTCGCCGAGGCGGGCTTCGCCGAGGCGGGCTTCTCGGAGGCCGGCGAGGTGCGGCCGGCGCGACGCTGGTGGCAGCGCGGCGGTACGGTCGCGGGGTCGGCCGGCGCGGCCGGGCTGCTGCACGTCGCCAGGGCCGCCGCCGCCTCGCCCTCGTCCTCCGCCTCGCCTTCCGCCTCCGGGTCCGCGTCGGCCTCCGCCGCGTCCGGGTCCGCCTCCGGTGCGATCACGGCGGACGACATCATGGCGCTGCAGACCGCGGCGTCGCTGGAGAACCTCGCGGTGAGCGTCTACCGGACGGCGGCCGGGCTGCCGTTCATCAAGTCCGGGAACGCGACCGTCGCCGCGTTCATCGCCAAGACCACCGAGCAGCACCTGGCCCACGCCCAGGCGTTCAACGCCGCCGCCACGCAGGGCGGCGGCCAGGCCCAGAGCGGCCCGGACCCGAAGTACAAGGCGATCGTCGACCAGGTGCTGCCCACCATCACGGACGCCGCCGGGGTGGTGAAGCTGGCCCTCACGCTGGAGGACGTCGCCGCGCAGACATACACGAAGAACATCGGCCAGGTCAGCAACGCCGACCTGCGCAAGCTCTTCGCGTCGGTGGCTCCGGTGGAGGCCCAGCACCGTTCCGTCCTGCTGGCGGTGCAGGCACTGCTCGCGGGCAACGCGGCCGATCTCATCACCGTCCCGGTGGACCCGGCGAAGCTTCCGGCGGCCGCCGGAAGCGTCGGATTCCCGGACGCCTTCTACTCGACCAACGAGGCCTCGCCGATCAGTGAAGGGGCTGTGAAGTGA
- a CDS encoding ferritin-like domain-containing protein, with translation MTSRDVTSRAASSGDLPGAARGARGAWELPISERELTCLTREMNEAHRQTLPAMRASAVDLGEEIRARSAGVRPVDAGRRRFLLGAGGAAAALALAACSSGGATTNPVPAATGSGSASPTASASGQYTGDLQVVALATALENQAVGAYQAALDSAKAGRLGAVPPAVANFITSAMAQHADHAKAWNAVLTGAGLPAISGVPLSDQADVTAALNSATDVGAVARLALGLEDQAAQTYLFATYHVTSPAGIATAAGIAPVEAMHAAILNYVLGQYPVPDDFLPVDKAADPSLLTV, from the coding sequence GTGACCAGTCGCGACGTGACAAGCCGTGCTGCGAGCAGCGGTGACCTGCCCGGCGCTGCCCGGGGTGCCCGGGGTGCCTGGGAGCTGCCGATCAGCGAGCGCGAACTCACCTGCCTGACCAGGGAGATGAACGAGGCCCACCGCCAGACGCTGCCCGCCATGCGGGCGAGCGCGGTGGACCTCGGGGAGGAGATCCGGGCCCGGAGCGCCGGCGTCCGGCCGGTGGACGCCGGGCGGCGCCGGTTCCTGCTCGGCGCGGGCGGGGCTGCCGCGGCGCTGGCGCTGGCCGCCTGTTCCAGCGGCGGCGCCACCACGAATCCGGTGCCCGCGGCCACCGGCTCGGGCAGCGCGTCGCCGACGGCCTCCGCGAGCGGCCAGTACACCGGGGACCTCCAGGTCGTCGCGCTGGCCACCGCGCTGGAGAACCAGGCCGTCGGCGCCTACCAGGCGGCGCTGGACTCCGCCAAGGCGGGCAGGCTCGGGGCGGTGCCGCCGGCGGTCGCCAACTTCATCACCTCGGCGATGGCCCAGCACGCCGACCACGCCAAGGCCTGGAACGCCGTCCTGACCGGGGCCGGGCTGCCCGCCATCTCCGGCGTGCCGCTGTCCGACCAGGCGGACGTGACGGCCGCGCTGAACAGCGCCACCGACGTGGGCGCGGTCGCCCGGCTGGCCCTCGGCCTGGAGGACCAGGCCGCGCAGACGTACCTCTTCGCGACCTACCACGTGACCAGTCCGGCCGGGATCGCCACCGCCGCCGGCATCGCGCCGGTCGAGGCGATGCACGCGGCGATCCTCAACTACGTCCTGGGCCAGTACCCCGTCCCGGACGACTTCCTGCCGGTCGACAAGGCGGCCGATCCGAGCCTGCTGACCGTCTGA
- a CDS encoding ROK family protein → MSSHPAAGAAPASDRSPDPGPGAEPEQPWSRQRLRSNNEWLLLERLRTTGPASRAQLARDTGLSKPTVSAALATLELAGLAREAGLLAPGRGRTAVLYEPDPSAGHVLGVDIGRGRLRIAVADLAGGIRARRDVPNRGSSADEVADAVLGEARAAIEEAGIEPGAVVHAAIGTPGVWDESEQRVRYAAQLPGWGRRGLFDRIREALGTTISVHNDANLAALGEYARGAGVGSPHFVYLLIGTGVGMGVVSGGKLQRGAHGAAGEIGFLPLPGPYGGAHADSGAEPDQRRGMLDSAASAESVVRTAAEFGLRGAATAKQVFDAARAGDPAALAAVQREAEQLAYVVAVVSSVIDPDLVVLGGGIGHSSDLLIDRVEEALAALTPLRPRLAPSLLGDEAVLIGALSTALRTARTEVFDRRSAAVARA, encoded by the coding sequence ATGAGCTCCCACCCGGCCGCCGGAGCAGCTCCGGCCTCGGACCGGAGCCCCGATCCGGGGCCGGGCGCCGAGCCCGAGCAACCCTGGAGCAGACAGCGGCTCCGCAGCAACAACGAGTGGTTGCTGCTGGAGCGGCTGCGCACCACCGGGCCCGCGTCGCGCGCCCAACTGGCCCGGGACACCGGCCTCTCCAAGCCCACGGTCTCGGCCGCGCTGGCCACCCTGGAGCTGGCCGGACTGGCCCGGGAGGCCGGTCTGCTGGCGCCGGGGCGGGGGCGGACCGCGGTGCTGTACGAGCCGGATCCGAGCGCGGGCCACGTGCTCGGTGTCGACATCGGCCGGGGCCGGCTGCGGATCGCGGTCGCCGACCTGGCCGGCGGGATCAGGGCCCGCCGGGACGTCCCGAACCGGGGCAGCAGCGCCGACGAGGTGGCGGACGCCGTGCTCGGCGAGGCCCGCGCCGCGATCGAGGAGGCCGGGATCGAGCCGGGCGCCGTCGTGCACGCCGCGATCGGCACCCCGGGTGTCTGGGACGAGTCGGAGCAGCGCGTCCGCTACGCCGCCCAACTACCGGGCTGGGGCCGGCGCGGGCTCTTCGACCGGATCCGGGAGGCGCTCGGCACCACGATCAGCGTGCACAACGACGCCAATCTGGCGGCCCTGGGCGAGTACGCGCGAGGTGCGGGTGTCGGCTCCCCGCACTTCGTCTACCTGCTGATCGGTACCGGGGTGGGGATGGGCGTGGTCTCCGGCGGCAAGCTGCAGCGCGGGGCGCACGGCGCGGCCGGCGAGATCGGGTTCCTGCCGCTGCCGGGCCCGTACGGCGGTGCGCACGCCGACTCCGGCGCCGAGCCGGACCAGCGGCGCGGCATGCTGGATTCGGCGGCCTCGGCGGAGTCCGTGGTCCGTACGGCCGCCGAGTTCGGTCTGCGGGGCGCGGCCACGGCGAAGCAGGTCTTCGACGCGGCCCGGGCCGGCGATCCGGCCGCACTCGCCGCCGTCCAGCGCGAGGCCGAGCAACTGGCCTACGTGGTGGCGGTGGTGTCCTCGGTCATCGACCCGGATCTGGTGGTGCTGGGCGGTGGCATCGGGCACAGTTCGGATCTGCTGATCGACCGCGTGGAGGAGGCCCTGGCCGCGCTCACCCCGCTGCGCCCCCGGCTGGCGCCCAGCCTGCTGGGCGACGAGGCGGTGCTGATCGGCGCGCTGTCCACGGCGCTGCGCACCGCCCGCACGGAGGTGTTCGACCGCCGCTCGGCCGCGGTGGCCCGGGCGTAG
- a CDS encoding sugar ABC transporter substrate-binding protein, with protein sequence MNAWTRRTISGSAALSLALLSLTACGSSGSGPGADSIANTTVGLLLPEKSSSTRYEAFDKPLIEKSVASLCTKCTIDYANADNNETTQKMQFDALLEKGVKVILLDPVNAKDTAPWIEAAKAKGAKVVAYDRLASGDVAAYVSFDNARTGELQGNALLDALGPKATDANVVMINGAESDPNAASFKSGAHKSLDGKVKGIVYEQSGEWKPDVAAQKMNDAIHKLGKTGFQAVYVANDGMAASVIETLKAAGIKNVPVGGQDASVDAVQRVLTGEQTYTIYKPYQPETDAAGTIAVLLLKGLDVSSVASSITESNGAHIPSMLLTPIVVTKAKVAVTVIDGGLYTKDEVCTAAFTDACAAAGIQ encoded by the coding sequence ATGAACGCATGGACGCGTCGCACCATCAGCGGCTCCGCCGCGCTCTCGCTCGCACTTCTCTCGCTCACCGCGTGCGGGTCCTCGGGCTCGGGCCCGGGCGCGGACAGCATCGCCAACACCACGGTCGGCCTGCTATTGCCGGAGAAGTCCTCGTCGACCCGGTACGAGGCATTCGACAAGCCACTGATCGAGAAATCCGTCGCGTCCCTCTGCACCAAGTGCACCATCGACTACGCCAACGCGGACAACAACGAGACGACCCAGAAGATGCAGTTCGACGCTCTTCTGGAAAAGGGCGTCAAGGTCATCCTGCTCGACCCGGTCAACGCCAAGGACACCGCGCCGTGGATCGAGGCGGCCAAGGCCAAGGGCGCCAAGGTCGTCGCCTACGACCGTCTGGCCTCGGGCGACGTCGCCGCGTACGTCTCCTTCGACAATGCCAGGACGGGTGAGCTCCAGGGCAACGCCCTGCTCGACGCGCTCGGCCCGAAGGCCACCGACGCCAACGTCGTGATGATCAACGGCGCCGAGTCCGACCCGAACGCCGCGTCGTTCAAGTCCGGGGCGCACAAGTCCCTGGACGGCAAGGTCAAGGGAATCGTCTACGAGCAGTCCGGCGAATGGAAGCCGGACGTGGCGGCGCAGAAGATGAACGACGCCATCCACAAGCTCGGAAAGACCGGTTTCCAGGCGGTCTACGTCGCCAATGACGGGATGGCCGCCTCGGTCATCGAGACCCTCAAGGCCGCCGGCATCAAAAACGTCCCCGTCGGCGGCCAGGATGCCTCGGTCGACGCCGTCCAGCGGGTGCTGACCGGTGAGCAGACGTACACCATCTACAAGCCGTACCAGCCCGAGACGGATGCGGCCGGCACCATCGCCGTTCTTCTTCTGAAGGGACTGGACGTCAGTTCCGTCGCCAGCTCGATCACCGAGAGCAACGGGGCGCACATTCCCTCGATGCTGCTGACCCCGATCGTGGTGACCAAGGCGAAGGTCGCCGTCACGGTGATCGACGGTGGCCTGTACACGAAGGACGAGGTCTGCACCGCGGCGTTCACGGACGCCTGCGCGGCGGCCGGCATCCAGTAG
- a CDS encoding sensor histidine kinase has protein sequence MAPEPDAPAPWRPPWVRAAKAGWPVASALAVAVIQVGGSTVAARHQSGRVPLDALGYLLLLLGPALLVLRRRRPVAVVAGVSAVTIGYLLAGYPYGPFFVSLVVAVVAAVQSGHRRAAWTALGAAYLAHALVGFALPADWSRAGTPRLPWWQELGATAWLLLVVAVAEILRFRRERMAAHREFQLQAERRRADEERLRMARELHDILAHSISLIHIQAGVALELLDTRPEQARTALTTIKSASKEALGEVRQVLGTLRTPGAAAPRGPAPGLARLDELAGQAGRAGLAVTVDAVGPPRPLPPGVDLAAFRIVQEALTNVIRHSTARRANVLLDWREAAALTVRVEDPGPAGHGDAGGSGSGLVGMRERAAAFGGTLEAGPLPEGGFRVRAVLATGPTAGRGGE, from the coding sequence ATGGCCCCCGAACCCGACGCCCCCGCGCCCTGGCGCCCGCCGTGGGTGCGCGCCGCCAAGGCCGGCTGGCCGGTGGCCTCCGCCCTGGCGGTCGCCGTGATCCAGGTCGGCGGCAGCACCGTGGCGGCCCGGCACCAGTCGGGCCGGGTCCCGCTGGACGCCCTCGGCTACCTGCTGCTCCTGCTCGGCCCCGCGCTGCTCGTGCTGCGCCGCCGCCGGCCGGTCGCCGTGGTGGCGGGCGTGTCGGCCGTCACCATCGGCTACCTGCTGGCCGGCTACCCGTACGGCCCGTTCTTCGTGAGCCTGGTGGTCGCGGTCGTCGCCGCCGTGCAGAGCGGTCACCGCCGGGCGGCCTGGACGGCCCTGGGGGCCGCCTACCTGGCGCACGCCCTGGTCGGCTTCGCGCTGCCGGCCGACTGGTCGCGGGCGGGAACGCCGAGGCTCCCCTGGTGGCAGGAGCTGGGCGCCACCGCCTGGCTGCTGCTGGTGGTCGCGGTCGCCGAGATCCTGCGCTTCCGGCGCGAACGCATGGCCGCGCACCGGGAGTTCCAGCTGCAGGCGGAGCGTCGTCGGGCGGACGAGGAGCGCCTGCGGATGGCCCGCGAGCTGCACGACATCCTGGCCCACAGCATCTCGCTGATCCACATCCAGGCGGGCGTCGCACTGGAACTGCTGGACACCCGGCCCGAACAGGCCCGCACCGCGCTGACCACGATCAAGAGCGCCAGCAAGGAGGCGCTAGGCGAGGTGCGCCAGGTGCTCGGCACCCTGCGTACACCCGGCGCCGCCGCCCCGCGCGGCCCCGCGCCGGGGCTGGCCCGCCTGGACGAACTGGCCGGACAGGCCGGGCGGGCGGGCCTGGCGGTCACGGTCGACGCGGTCGGCCCGCCGAGGCCGCTGCCGCCCGGCGTCGACCTGGCCGCCTTCCGGATCGTCCAGGAGGCGCTCACCAACGTGATCCGCCACTCGACGGCGCGCCGCGCGAACGTCCTGCTGGACTGGCGGGAGGCGGCCGCCCTGACCGTCCGGGTCGAGGATCCGGGCCCGGCCGGGCACGGGGACGCCGGCGGCTCCGGCAGCGGACTGGTCGGCATGCGCGAGCGCGCGGCGGCGTTCGGCGGCACTCTGGAGGCCGGCCCGCTGCCGGAGGGCGGCTTCCGGGTCCGCGCCGTGCTGGCCACCGGGCCCACGGCCGGACGGGGCGGCGAGTGA
- a CDS encoding response regulator codes for MIRVLLADDQALVRAGFRALLDAQDDLRVVGEAGDGEDAVRLARELTPDVVLMDIRMPRLDGLAATRRIARDPALDAVRVVVLTTFELDEYVFEALRSGAAGFLVKDTEPADLLRAVRVASAGDALLSPGVTRRLIGEFAARSKAPQATAAGLALLTEREREVLTLVGMGLSNEDIARRLVVSPLTAKTHVSRAMVKLAARDRAQLVVLAYESGLVRPGWLG; via the coding sequence ATGATCCGGGTCCTGCTGGCGGACGACCAGGCGTTGGTCAGGGCGGGCTTCCGGGCCCTGCTGGACGCGCAGGACGACCTCCGGGTGGTCGGCGAGGCGGGCGACGGCGAGGACGCCGTGCGCCTCGCCCGTGAACTCACCCCCGATGTCGTCCTGATGGACATCCGGATGCCCCGGCTGGACGGTCTGGCCGCCACCCGACGGATCGCGCGGGATCCGGCCCTGGACGCCGTCCGGGTGGTCGTGCTGACCACCTTCGAACTCGACGAGTACGTCTTCGAGGCACTCCGCTCGGGCGCCGCCGGCTTCCTGGTGAAGGACACCGAGCCGGCCGACCTGCTGCGCGCCGTGCGGGTCGCCTCGGCCGGCGACGCGCTGCTGTCGCCGGGGGTGACCCGCCGGCTGATCGGCGAGTTCGCCGCCCGCTCCAAGGCCCCGCAGGCCACGGCCGCCGGCCTCGCGCTGCTCACCGAACGCGAACGCGAGGTGCTCACCCTGGTGGGGATGGGCCTGTCCAACGAGGACATCGCCCGGCGCCTGGTGGTCAGCCCGCTGACCGCCAAGACCCACGTCAGCCGGGCCATGGTGAAGCTCGCCGCCCGCGACCGCGCCCAACTCGTGGTGCTCGCGTACGAGTCCGGACTGGTCCGGCCGGGCTGGCTGGGCTGA
- a CDS encoding SHOCT domain-containing protein: MTTLSAAHDWNGPGPWILLVPLVWIAVVSLVVLVLRRTARRRGCAAGRPEGPLAVLGRRYAEGDIEADEYRARHAVLTETGDTRPRKGGAA, encoded by the coding sequence ATGACCACCCTGTCGGCCGCCCACGACTGGAACGGCCCCGGCCCCTGGATCCTGCTGGTCCCGCTGGTCTGGATCGCCGTGGTGTCCCTGGTCGTCCTGGTACTGCGCCGGACCGCCCGGCGGCGCGGCTGCGCCGCCGGCCGCCCCGAGGGTCCGCTCGCGGTCCTGGGCCGCCGCTACGCCGAGGGCGACATCGAGGCCGACGAGTACCGGGCCCGGCACGCCGTGCTCACCGAGACCGGGGACACCCGCCCGCGCAAGGGCGGGGCCGCGTGA
- a CDS encoding ABC transporter ATP-binding protein has product MSALDVVTAAARVTDAVKDHGVGDTRVRALDHVTVEFPAGRFTAIMGPSGSGKSTLMHCAAGLDTLTSGSAHLGGTELGTLDDRRLTLLRRERIGFVFQAFNLVPTLTVRENITLPLDLAGTAPDQRWLDTLIGVTGLGDRLHHRPGELSGGQQQRVAVARALAGRPEVVFADEPTGNLDSRSGAEVLGLLRTAVDGMGGCVVMVTHDPVAAGYADGVLFLADGRLVDRMPSPTADGVLDRMKAFDRGRS; this is encoded by the coding sequence GTGAGCGCGCTCGACGTCGTGACCGCCGCCGCCCGGGTCACCGACGCCGTGAAGGACCACGGCGTCGGTGACACCCGGGTCCGCGCCCTGGACCACGTCACGGTCGAGTTCCCCGCCGGCCGCTTCACCGCGATCATGGGCCCCTCCGGCTCCGGGAAGTCCACCCTGATGCACTGCGCGGCCGGGCTGGACACGCTCACCTCGGGCAGCGCCCACCTCGGCGGCACCGAACTCGGCACGCTGGACGACCGCCGCCTCACACTGCTGCGCCGGGAGCGGATCGGCTTCGTCTTCCAGGCCTTCAACCTCGTCCCGACCCTGACGGTGCGGGAGAACATCACCCTCCCGCTGGACCTGGCGGGAACCGCGCCCGACCAGCGGTGGCTGGACACCCTGATCGGGGTGACCGGCCTCGGCGACCGGCTGCACCACCGCCCCGGCGAGCTCTCCGGCGGCCAGCAGCAGCGGGTGGCGGTGGCCAGGGCGTTGGCCGGCCGGCCCGAGGTGGTCTTCGCGGACGAGCCCACCGGCAACCTCGACTCCCGCAGCGGGGCCGAGGTGCTCGGCCTGCTGCGGACGGCGGTGGACGGGATGGGCGGCTGCGTGGTCATGGTCACCCACGACCCGGTCGCCGCCGGGTACGCCGACGGGGTGCTCTTCCTCGCCGACGGCCGGCTGGTCGACCGGATGCCGTCCCCCACCGCCGACGGAGTGCTGGACCGGATGAAGGCCTTCGATCGGGGGCGGTCGTGA